From a single Ignavibacteriota bacterium genomic region:
- a CDS encoding tetratricopeptide repeat protein — protein MGGALTTGEAAYGRSLLAYAYARSGRYPEAKEQARKALALQPGQREAAELLRRLP, from the coding sequence CTGGGCGGGGCACTGACGACAGGTGAAGCGGCATACGGCCGCTCACTGCTCGCCTATGCCTATGCCCGCAGCGGACGGTACCCGGAAGCAAAAGAGCAGGCCCGCAAGGCGCTTGCGCTGCAACCCGGACAACGTGAAGCCGCGGAGCTTCTCCGCCGGCTGCCCTAG